The genomic DNA GAGAACGCTCTTTGTCGGTGATCACATAGTTGATCGTGACTTCAGCCGCCGTACCAGAAGTCGTCGGAACAGCTAAGATCGGCAAGCTTGGATGTTTTGTATCTGCCACACCTTCTAGACTACGGACATCAGAAAACTCTGGATTCGTTACGATGATTCCAATGGCTTTGGCTGTGTCGATCGGCGAACCTCCGCCAATTGCCAGGATCACATCCGCTTTTGCTTCTTGAACGAAAGTCACGCCCTCTTTGACATTCTCGATCGTTGGATTAGGTACGATACCGTCGTAGATTTCATAAGCAATCTCTGCCTCATCTAATAAGGTGGTGACTTTTGCTACGACACCGATTTTATGCAGCTCTTTATCAGTGATCACCACTGCTTTTTTGAAATTTCTGGCATGAAATTCCGTTGGGATAGCTGCAATAGCCCCTTTTCCATGATAGGATGTTTCATTTAAAATCATTCGATTTGCCATTTGGTTTACTCTCCTTTAGGTAGGTCGGTTTCAGAAATTATATATTCTGGTGGATAACGCAGTTTTTTGAAATAATAGGTGCGATCTTTTTTATTGAATGTCCGCACCACACGGCAAGGATTTCCTACTGCTAAAGAATTAGCTGGAATATCCTTCGTGACGACACTTCCTGCCCCAATCACTACATGATCACCGATTGTCACCCCGGGCAGTATGGATGTATTTGCACCGATCCAGACGTTGTCGCCGATCCTAACAGGTGCCCCAAATTCTGCTTGGTACTCTTGTCGTAAAACAGGATCTAAGGCATGGCCGGCTGTGTAGATCCCCACATTTGGAGCAAGTAAGACATCCTTACCAATCGTGATCGGAGCAACATCAAGTAACGTGCAATTATTATTGGCTAAAAAGTTTTCTCCAACGGTGATGTTGATTCCATAGTCGCAATGAAAGGGTTGTTCAACAAAGAGTTTGTCCCCAGTTTGCTTGAACATTTTTTTGATCAATTGCTGACGTTCAGATAATTTTCGAGGATGGATATGATTGAATTCATAAAGGAGATCTCTCGTGACCAAACGAAGCTGCAATAATTCTTCATCTTGACGATAGACCTCACCAGCAATCATTTTTTCGACATTGGATTTCATTTCGCACCTCACGATTGTTAATCGTTCAAATAGCCAGCACGTGGGACAACCCCAAACGCATCAGCCAGTAATTTCAAATTATCATCTTCTAGCGTCTGCTTGATGCCACCTTGTGCCATGACGATCGTATAGACTTGGGCAGCTTTTTCAGCTGTTTCAATCAAACCAAATGTTTCATCCATGTTTTTTCCAGAACCATAGATCCCATGTTGTGGCCAAACGACTAAACGGGTTTCTTTCATTTTTGCAGCAGTTGCTTCGCCGATTTCATTCGAACCAGGAACTAACCATGGAATGACCGAAATGCCTTCTGGAAAGACAACTAAGCACTCTGTACACATTTGCCATAATGTACGAGTCAATTCGCGTTCAGAAAGTGGATGACTAAAAGTCATGGCTAACAAGTGTGTTGCGTGACAATGCATGACGATGCGGTTATCTGGATCGACACTTAATCGAGCGATATGGCTCATGAAATGACTTGGTAACTCAGAAGTCGGAACAGCATCAGGGCTTAATCCCCATAAAATGTCGATCGCATGACCATCTCCAGTCACACGGATCAGTCCAAGATTTTCTTCTGGCTCTGCCTGTACATTTTTAAAATATTTTCCAGACCCTGTCACTAAGAAATACCTTCCGGCTAATTCTTGGGCATCAAATGGCAACGGCAGTGTTCGTAAAACTTTCGTAGGGTCGATAAAAGGTAAGACTTGCGCTTCTTCTAATAAATAGGTGATATTCCCACCATTACGTTCATCCCATCCTAGGCGGTACATATTGGTTGTTGCTTGAATCATCTCTTGTACAAATGGAGCAGTGAGCATCGCTAATTTTTTCACGAGTGAGACCTCTTTTCTTTTTCTGATGAATAGAAAGAACATGTAGTATGTGGTTATTTTGTAAATCAACAGAAAGAACCTCAAAATCAGTTAGACGGATTCTCGAAAGCTTCTGTTGATAGGTGAGGGGCTTTTTTACAACTTGATAGATAGTGTTCATGAAGCAACACTTCGGTCATAAGCCAGAAAAATCAAAAATGAACCAGCCATTTTCGATTTTCTATCTTACTGCTCAGGTCAGAGCGCTTCTTTCACGACCTGTGATAAACGGTGTTCAAGAAGCAACACTTCGGTCATAAGCCAGAAAAATCAAAAATGAAACAGCCATTTTCGATTTTCCTGTCTTATGCCTTAGTGCTGAACGCTTCTTTCACAACCTCTTACTTTGTACGTCTTTTTCATATTGTAGGACTTCTTGGTACCAGTCCATGCCTACTGGGACGTTGTTGATTTCACAGAAGTAATTCCAAACGTCGGCGTATGGGAAGTCTTTTAATTCTTCAGTGAAGGCTAAGCGTTTGGTGAAGTCGAAGTTTAGTTCGGCTTCTTTTAATTCTTCGATTGGTTCAAGCATGGCTTTTAACAATGCCTTTTGCGTATTTCTTGTGCCGATTGCCCAAGCGGCGATCCGGTTGATGGTGGCATCGAAGAAGTCGAGACCGATCGCTGTTTTTCCGAGTAAGTCATTGCGGACTAATTCTTTGCCGATTTCTTGTAATTCATCATCCATGATCACAACATGGTCTGAATCCCAACGCACAGGACGAGAGACGTGAAGCATGATCCCTTTTGAGAATAAGGCTAAAGACGAAAGTTTGTTGGAGATGACTTCAGTTGGATGGAAGTGTCCTGCGTCTAGGCAAATCAATTTGTTACGTGTCAATCCATAGCCCATATAAAATTCGTGTGAACCTACTGTGTAAGCTTCGGCACCAAGTCCGAATAGTTTGGATTCTACGGCATCTTGTGTATATTCTTCGTTGAGATCTTCTGAGAAAATCTCATCTAAAGATTCCATCAACCGTTGGCGTGGAGATAGGCGGTCGATTGGATTGTCTTTCATTCCATCAGGCATCCAAAAATTATCGATACATGTTTGTCCGATTTCTTTTCCCATATACTCGGCGATTTTACGAGCGCGTTTCCCATGTTCGATCCAGTAATCCCGTACTTCTTTGTCTGGATGAGCAAGTGTCAAGCCATCTTTCATCATTGGGTGAGAGAAGAAGGTTGGGTTGAAATCAAGACCGATCCCTTGTTCTTTTGCCCATGCGACCCATTTCTCGAAATGTTTTGGCTCGATCTCATTTAAATCGACCGGTTCGTCTGTATCTAGATACATGGCATGTAAATTCAATTTATGATTACCAGGAATCAATGAGAAAGCTTTTTCTAAATCTTGGCGTAATTGGTCCGGCGTATGTGCGGCTCCAGGATAGTTTCCTGTAGCCATGATGCCGCCAGTCAGTTCTCCATCTGGTGTCAAAAATCCTTTGACATCATCGCCTTGCCAACAATGCATTGAAATCTTCACTTCTGCGAGTTTCTGCAAGACCTCCTCGGTATCGACACCGATACTCGCATATTTTGCTTTGGCTTCTTCATAACGTTCTTTGACATTCATCATATTGAATCTCTCCTTTTATATTAAAAATTCTTTATATCTAGCAAGTGCTTGTGTCATTTCCTCGGTATGTCGAGGGTGAAAAGTGGTTAATGAAACAGAATCTCTGATCGCTTCACGCGCCAGTTGCAACGTACCGTAGCCATTCGTCGCAATCATTTGGACCATTAGATTCCCAATAGCGGTCGCTTCATCCGGTCCTGCTTCGACTTCGATATTGCAAATATCGGCTGTCAGCTGATTAAGGAAGGTATTGTTTGAACCCCCACCGACGATGTGTAAATGATGAAATTCTTTTCCGGTGATCCGTGCTAAGTTCTCTAGTTCGACAGCGTAGCATAGAGCTAAATTGTCATAGATACAGCGCACCAGCTGACCAGGGGTTTGAGGGATAGATTGGTTTGTTTCTTTACAATAATCTTGTAATTCTTGAATCATATTTTGGGGATTCAAGAAACGTGGGTCGTTGACATTGATCAATTGTTGGAAAGGCGCTTCCTGTGCTGCCAGTTCTGCCAATTCAGCAAAACTATAGGCACCATCTTGCAAACGAGCAACTTCTTGGATCAACCACATACCCATGATATTTTTTAAGAAGCGAATGGTTCCTTGCACACCCCATTCATTTGTAAAGTTAGCGTCAAATGCTTCTTTTGTTGAAATGCCTTCAGGAATCTCTACACCCATCAACGACCAAGTGCCTGAACTGATGTATGCCCACTCTTTACCAGTCGCGGGTGTGCCGACAACTGCTGAAGCAGTGTCGTGAGAAGCAATCGTGATAAAGGTCGCTTTTGGCAGATCATAGGTCGGGAATTGGGCTGTTTGCAATTCACCTAGAATCTGTCCAGGCTCGGTGATTCGTGGGAAAAGCGAAGCGTCGATGCCTAGAACAGCTAAAATATCTGAGTCCCATTTCCGAGTTTCTAAGTTCAGAAGCTGCATAGTAGACGCATTAGTCTTTTCGGTGACTGCTTCTCCAGTGAAGAGGTAACCGAGTAGATCAGGCATCAATAACAAGCGATGGGCATTTGTTAAAGTTTCTTTTTCTTCAACAAGTAATTGAAACACCGTGTTGAAGGGTTGCAGTTGGATACCTGTTTTTTGATAAAGTTCATCCAGAGGCATTTTTTGTTCAAATCGTGGGATGGCATCTTTCGTTCGCTCATCACGATAGCTCGTCGGGGCGTCGATCAAATGACCATCAACATCAAGTAAGCCATAATCGACACCCCAAGTATCGATGCCGACATAACATTCTGCGATACCTTGTTGCTTGGCTTTTTCCAAACCTTTTAAGATTTCAGTGACTAGATGTGTGAGCGGCCACTTTGCGACACCATCGATTTTTTCAAATCCATTTTTGAAGCGATGGACTTCCTGTAAGTCAAAACGGCCTAATTCATTAAGATTGGCATGGATCAAACGACCACTTGAAGCGCCAATGTCGATAGCAAGATAATTCATCAAAATTCCTCCAATTTGTTTTTGCTTGAATCAATGAAAACTAGACTTCATTTGAGTGTGGCTTCTTTTTAAAAGTAAGGAGAAGAAAAAGAATACCTAAAACGGTCATCAAAATGCAGCCATTGATAAAAATATTTTGTAAAGCATCAGAACCGATACCGAATCTTTCTAAAAGTCGATGTCCATAGGGTGAAACAAAGTTACCGATATTTGCTAGAACGAGAATAAAGGAAGTGGTACTTGCTTTTGCTGCTTGCGGAACTGAACGAGTAGCATCATTGAAGATGTAAGGAACGAACAGAGCAAAGGCGATACCGTTCAGTGCAGCCCCAACACCTATCATAAATAAATGATTGGCTGTCAAGATGAGGAATAAGCTTGCTGCCATGATGAAAAAAGAAATAGGCAACGTCCATCGTTTCAATCCTTTGTAAATCAACCCGAATAAGAAACCAGCAACCATGTTAGCAATCTGCATAAAAGAAAGAACCGTTCCGGCATCTGATTCTGTTCCTAGATTTTCAGTCACGATGAAGGTCGAAAGCTTAACGACAACGATCATGTAGAAAATACAGAGAAAGAAGATCAAAATGCCATACATGAGAGTGGTCGGACGGAGTGTTCCTTTTTCTGATGTTGCTTTTTTAGAAGCGAAGTTTTCTTTTTTCTGGGGTGGTTCAGGGACGAAAGCCATAAATAAGAAGATGATCGGAATGGTGATCAAGTAAACTAAGAACGCCTTTTGCCAGCCAAAAGTGAGGAGACGTCCGGCAGTGAAGGTCATGACTGCAGCTCCTAAACCTTGAAAGGCGGATTGGAAGCCAATCAATGTGGCAGCTTCTTCGCCTTCAAAAAATTCGCTGATCATACTGACTGCCAACGAGTTGAAGAGACCAAAGCCAGCACCTAATGCTGCGCGGGAGATCATCAATAAATAGAAGTTGGCAGTGAAGACAGGTAACACGCCAGCAACTCCAGCAAGCAACAACCCAAGTAAGACAGTTTGTTTCTGTCCGATGGCTTTGGCAATCAAACTACTCAAAGCAATAAAAATCACAACAGTTAGTTGAGGAATGGTCATCAGTAGTTCGACGGATGAAGCCGATTGATCATTGAAGTAGCCTAACATCATCGGTAAAGCGGATGCGATAGCAGTATTTGACGTTAAAACTAAGGAAATGGATAACAGCGACAGTTTCATCAACCAAGTCTTTCTCATAGCTTGTTCCTCCAGATGAAGATGTATTTGTTGCACTCATCATATCTTGTAACCCTTTTCACAACAATGTCAGTATGTTACTATATTGGTGTCAAATTTACATATAGAGGGGGAGGAGCATGAATCCGTATGTGCAAAAAATTTTTATGCCATTCACAGCAGAAGAGTTAGAACAGCGAAAGACGGGGCAATGGATCAAGGAATTTGAAGGAGAAAACTTAGACGAACAAGACCAGCAATTCAAATTAGACGATCACCATCTTTTTCAAGAAAATAATATTTTGATTCGCCAACATCGACGCTTCGCTCATTATCCACTACATTCCCACCATTTTTTAGAATTCAATTATATGTATTGCGGTACTTCAGAACAGATCGTCAACGGTCTGCCAATCACTTTGAAAGAAGGACAATTATTACTTTTAGATACAAACAGTCGCCATGAGCTGATGCCTTTGGGTGAAAAAGATATTTTACTGAATTTCTTATTCAAAACAAATGATATCAATATCAATCTTCTGAAAAAAATCGATAATCGTAGTGGGGGGTTGACGTATAATTTTTTGATGAATGCCATTTTAGAACCCGGCTATAATGAAACACATCTTTTGTTACACTTAGCTAAAGAACCAGAGATCCAAGTCACGTTGGATCAGATGATCCTCGAATATTTTTCAAAAAAACATCTGGGAAATGAAATCATGAACGCTTTTTCACAAGTGTTATTTTTACAGCTTTCTAGAGTCTATCACTCGCAATTAGCAAAAATATACAAAAAAGATGGACAAAGCAACTTGATGATTAAAATTCTGCAACGGATCGAAAGTGACTATCGAACATTGAACCTAAAAACATTGGCAGATGAGTTAGGGTATAATCCCAATTATCTGTCTAATTTGATCAAGCAACAGACAGGCAAATCCTTCAAACAATTGATTACGAATCAACGCTTACATGAAGCACAGGATCTAATTTTATCTACCCGTTTCTCGATTGAGGAGATTGCGGCCAGTGTAGGTTTTTCCAATAAGACACATTTTTACAAAAAATATCGAGAATATTTTGGGGATACGCCGATCGCCGTTCGCAAACGACGCTGAAATAGTTATTTATACATAAAAAGCCAACTGCGAAAAGGTCGGGACAGAAGCTTATAATCTCGAGAAATAAGGCGCCATCCACGAAAATTGTTTTTCAAATTTTTGTGGATGGCGCCTTATTTTCCGAAGCGGTTCCTTATATTCTCGCCGTTTATTCGATTTTGGGTGGTGAGGTTTAATGTCCTACTCTTAGATTGCGTTTGGCTTTTTTCATTTACTAGAAGTAGAAGCTACTTATTTCAACTTAGTTAAAACATCTTCTGGAACTTGGTTTTCATCGATCGTCGTTGGACCAGAGGTCACTCGTTTTTGACTTACCTCTGCTTTGACATAACTATTTGGCTCAAGGGGTGTTGGATGTTCTGAGGAGATCGTGTAACCTAACTTGATCGTTTTGCCATCTTTAGTCACAAATGTAAAGTCATAGTCATACGACTTCAACCCCCGAACTTTTTCACCGCTATCATCCACTGTATCAGTCAATGGTGGCACTGCTTCTGGTACTTTTGCGTAGGCAACTTGGCTATTGTAGGTCTGATCATAATATTGATAACCTTTGTAGCCACCAAACAATAACAATAAGAGAGCGATTGCTCCAATTAATTTTTTCATCATATCCATCCTTTTATGTTTCTTGATATATCCAATTATCGCCGATTGATACAGTGTTTGAAAATCGAAAAACGTGACAATTTTGAAATATTATTAAAATAATACCATTCAGACTAGTTCAGTATCTGTTTGACATTCTGGCAACCGCTTGCTATAGTAAAAAAGAAAAATAAATAAAACCTAGATGAACGAGGTATTTTGATGAGTGTAGTAGGTATCTAATCGAGTAAGTTGAATAACCAATAAAGCAGTAGGCTTATTTGGTGTGCTTATAGATGGTACCTGTCTGAAACATTTCTTGTAATCAAATCAAGGGGAGGACATGTCTTATTTTAGCTGTGTCCTGCCCTTTTATTCTATTTTAGGTCTTTATTTATTTTGGGGACAGGTATCTCTTCAAGAAAAGGAGAGAATATGAATCATACAATCAAACAATTACAATTTGAACAAATCAGAAAAGAAGTGATTGCCCGAGCAATCGGAGATCACACGAAAGAACGTCTGGCAGAAATGTCAATCCCGACAAATCTTCAGACCGTAGAAACAAGACAAACAGAAACGAAAGAAGCCCGTACGATTTTAGAAAGTAGCCAGCACGTGCCGTTTATGGGGCTGACACGAATTGTGGCATTAACTGACCAAGTGAAAAAAGGCTTGATCTTAACCCCTGCTGAATTGATTGAATACGCTGATTTTTTAAGAAGCAGTCGAATGATCACTCGCTTCTTTGAAAAAAACCAATATCAAACGCCATTACTGTATGCGTACAGTAAAAATCTACCGGATCTTCAATCAGTAGAGGACTTAGTTTATGAACAAATCAAGAACCAACAAGTCGCAGATGAAGCATCAAAAAATCTACGTAAAGTACGAAAACAAATCCAAACGGTAGAAAAAGAAATCCAAGATCGTTTGCTAAAATTCTTGCGACATTCTGGGAATAAAGAAATGATCCAAGAAGCGATGATCGTTCAAAAAGGGGAACACGCAACGATCCCGATCAAAGCGAGTTATAAAAATAAAGTAGCCGGAACGATCATTGAACAGTCGAATAAAGGTACGACGGTATTCATCGAACCAACAGCAGTCGCTAAAGCAAGCGCACAACATCAATTATTGAAAGCAGAGGAAATTGCTGAAGAATATCAGATTCTAGCAAGTTTGACTGGGGCATTAGCTGAAAATGAACAGGCAATCGATCAAATCATCGAAACGGTCACCGTTTTCGATATTATTTTCGCACGTGGGAAATACAGTAGAGAGATCAATGGCATCACACCTATCATCAATAAATCAGAACGCATCCATCTGAAACAAGCGAGACATCCACTGTTATCAGAAAAAGCTGTTCCCTTAGATTTTGATTTGGGTGCAGAATATCGTGGATTAGTGATCACAGGTGCAAATGCTGGTGGGAAAACAGTTGTTTTGAAAACAGTCGGATTGCTGACGTTGATGGCAATGTTTGGTCTGCAAGTACCAGCAAAAGATGGGACAGAGCTTGCCGTATTAGACGAAGTTTTTGTCGATGTCGGCGATCAACAAGATTTAGCGAATGCATTGAGTACTTTTTCTGGGCATATGCAAAATATCGCACAGATTTTGAATAAAGTGGGTAGAAATACCCTAGTTTTACTTGATGAGATCGGTAGTGGAACAGAGCCAACGGAAGGGGCAGCTTTAGCAATTGCCATCATGTCTGCAATGTATGAGAAAGGTGCGCTGATGGTTGCAACGACCCATTACGGCGAAATCAAAGAGTTTGCGGAACGACATGAAGATTTTGTGCCGGCAGCAATGGCTTTTGACCGAGAAGCCTTACAACCAAAGTATCAATTACAGGTAGGAAAAACAGGGGAAAGCCAAGCATTGTGGATCGCTAAAAAAATGCAAATGTCAGAGGACTTGATCCAACAAGCTCAGCAGTATCTTTCTACGAAAGACTATTCAAGGGAAAAACGCTTATTCAAACAACAAGTGAAGACGCAAGAAGTCAAGAACGAAGAAAAGGTTTTATTTTCAAAAGGGGATCGGGTATATGCCACCCAATACAAAAAAGAAGCATTAGTCTTTGAAGACACTGGCGAAGAGACGATCGTGATTTTTGTCGATAACCAAAAAGAAACGGTCCTTCGACAGCGTGTCCTTTTAAAAATGAGAGCAGAAGAACTTTATCCTGTAGGCTATGAGATCGATCAGCTATTTACAGATTTTAAAACGAGAAAATGGGAACGAGATATCGAACGAGGTTCAAAAAAAGCCCACAAAAAATTATTAAAAGAAACCCGTCAGCGTCAGGCTGCACGAAATGAAAATCATGAAAAAGAACAATAACAGATTCTCAATGATGTATGAAGTGTTGGAAAAAGATTGCGCTAAAAAACCGACAATTGATTGGTTCCACGTGGAAAGTACGGTAAAATAGATGAAATGACATTTTGGGAGTTGTTAAGTAATGAATGGAGCATCTGATTGGCGAAAAGAAATTCGCACGATTCCGAATCTACTATCGATTATAAGAATTCTTTTATTGCCTTTTTATTTGTATTTTATGAGTAAGCAAGCTTTCTATCTGGCTGGATCGATCATCCTCTTTTCAGGAGTCACAGACTTTTTAGATGGATACATCGCCCGAAGATTCAATCAGATCACAGAACTTGGAAAAGTTCTTGATCCAATCGGTGATAAGTTGACCCAATTGGTCTTGATCATCTCCATGGCATGGGAACGTCCGTATATCTGGCTCGTTTTAGCTTTATTTATTGTGAAAGAAGCATTTATGCTGATTGCTGGGATCGTTGCTTTGCGTAAACAGGTCAAATTAGATGGAGCAAAGTGGTATGGTAAATGGGCGACAGCTGTGATTTATGTAGGGATGATCCTGCTGTTACTTTTCCCGGCGATTCCTGAAGGATGGGTCATGGTGATATTTGCAATCATTACCTACAGTTTGGCTCAGTCCTTTGTTTTATATGCTTTGGAGTATCGTAAACTACTGAAGCGCTAGGTAGTTTGGTGTATCTTATTGTTGTAACAGCGAATGAGAAGAGTACCGTTGCAATTTAAGTGAAGAATTTATCGAAAATCAATCGAAGTCAAAACTGGCTGAGATTGATTTTTTTTTGGTTTAAGATAAAAAAAATCAACTGAATGCAAAAAAAATAGCTGGTAATATGCCGAAGCATAGACGTAGCAATGATTCAAGAGTAAATATTTCAAGGAGTTAGGCAATATGTGAAGTTGAAATTACACAGAGAAGACTATATGATTTTATTATAATCTATTCGAGAAACAGGTAGTTCACAAAAAATAAGGTCGATTCAATCAGTCATATGTACATATTTTAGGTTTTACTATCAATCATCAGAAGGAGAGGTAATTTATGAATTTATCGAATATTCAATCTAGTGAAGAATACTTAAAACATTATAGAGAATTTATGGAAAACTGTTTTTCCATCAACTATCCACTTTTAGCTTCTTTTTACAAAGAACTTCATCATCGTTTTTTAGAGGTCGTCTCTCAAAAGGACGGACCTGTGTTTGAGCAATTACAAGAGTTGTTAGGGATCGATGCACAGCTACAGATACTTTACGAAATGGCGGAATGTATCGAATCGTTGAAATTAGAAATGAATGAAGAGAAAATCATTGAAATGATCAAGAGAGATAGCTTTTCTTTTTATAGAGAACGGATAGGGTTAACGAAGAAAGATCCTATTCCGCGCGGATTGATCTATCTGAGTGAAAAATAGCCAGTCAATCTTACAGCTATTTCTCTATCAAGGGAAAAGGTTCGACATAGTTTTTAATACACATGATCAGCGACTGTTTGTCTAGTAGAACATCTCTTTTGTCCTATTCTTGTGATAATTATCATGTATTCTAGTATGGATTAGATTTTAATATACAGAAAAGCTGTGACCTAAGTGTTCAGCTCTGAGAAATAAGCGTGAAACCCAGAAAATTCCTCTTGGAATTTTTGAGGTCTCACGCTTATTTCTGAAGGAGCTACTTCACATTATCGCCAAATAATTACTGGATCTTCTGCTTGCACGATCCTGTCACTCTGGGATAAGAGAAAATCTACTGCGGAGGCGCCGATTTTTTTAGGGGAGAAATCAATAGTCGAAAAGGCTAATATCTCACTATATGGTAGATTTCCTTCACCTATGACAGTGAAATCTTTTTTATGAATGAATCCTGCCTGTTTCATTCCTGAAATTACACCGGCTGCTGTATCATCGCCATTGACATAGATTACCTCTGGAATAGAGGCGTGAGTTGTAATCTCTATTGCGAACGCATAGCCATCTGCATAGGTTTCGATACCAGTGAAATAGTTTTTTCCTTCAATCGCCTTTCCAAAATACGTTTCATAAGCAGTTAATTTGTTTTTTGTGGTCTGGCTTTGTGAGGCACTGCGTTTAGTGGTAAAGATGACCCTGGAAATACCACGAGCATGCAGGGTAAGGAACAATTGATCATACGCTTTTTTTCGATCTGGATAAATCATGGCAAGGTCGTCATTGTCCATCTTTTCAGTTGAAACGATTTTTCCTTTGAAGCGAAGAGGTTCAAGTAGCTCATCATTTTTTGTTCGTGACGTTAGAATAAGACCGTCGATCATTTTTTGCTCTAATAGTGTGTAATAGTGACTCTCCGTCTCCTTTTCATAGTAAGTAGGGAGTAATAATACTTGATACCCTTTACTTTTTGCCTGATACAAGATACTGTCCACCAATTGATTATAACAAGAACTGTTGTTAGGCAAGGTAACACCTAAAGTATAGGTTTCTCCTTTACTC from Enterococcus mundtii includes the following:
- a CDS encoding CDP-alcohol phosphatidyltransferase family protein, with the protein product MNGASDWRKEIRTIPNLLSIIRILLLPFYLYFMSKQAFYLAGSIILFSGVTDFLDGYIARRFNQITELGKVLDPIGDKLTQLVLIISMAWERPYIWLVLALFIVKEAFMLIAGIVALRKQVKLDGAKWYGKWATAVIYVGMILLLLFPAIPEGWVMVIFAIITYSLAQSFVLYALEYRKLLKR
- a CDS encoding DUF7006 family protein; this translates as MNLSNIQSSEEYLKHYREFMENCFSINYPLLASFYKELHHRFLEVVSQKDGPVFEQLQELLGIDAQLQILYEMAECIESLKLEMNEEKIIEMIKRDSFSFYRERIGLTKKDPIPRGLIYLSEK
- a CDS encoding LacI family DNA-binding transcriptional regulator, whose amino-acid sequence is MVTIREIAKMSGVSKSTVSRVINNDRYVSDALRKKVQSVIEETNYVVNGNAVKLSKGETYTLGVTLPNNSSCYNQLVDSILYQAKSKGYQVLLLPTYYEKETESHYYTLLEQKMIDGLILTSRTKNDELLEPLRFKGKIVSTEKMDNDDLAMIYPDRKKAYDQLFLTLHARGISRVIFTTKRSASQSQTTKNKLTAYETYFGKAIEGKNYFTGIETYADGYAFAIEITTHASIPEVIYVNGDDTAAGVISGMKQAGFIHKKDFTVIGEGNLPYSEILAFSTIDFSPKKIGASAVDFLLSQSDRIVQAEDPVIIWR